The Candidatus Nanopelagicales bacterium DNA segment AGGGGTCCGTCGAGCATCACGTCCCGGCGGAATCGCTGGCCGTACGCCCGCGCCGCACCCAGACCGGCAATGCTGGTTGACCGGGCGTCCGCGAGGGCGGAAGCCAGGGCTTCCGGCCAGGCCGCCTCATCCGCGCTCGGCCGAATGTGCGCTCTCGGATAGCCCGCCAGAATCCGCAGAGAATCGTGGTCGTCCGGCACGACTGCCGCGATCGGCAGCCCGGTGGCGACGTATTCGTAGACCTTGCTGGCGGTCATGAGCGAACCTCCCCCGCAGCCGAACACCAGCACCTGAGACTGCTCGTACGCATTGCTGGCGTCGACTCTCGGGAAAGCCCCCATAATGCGCACACCCTCCGCAGCGGCTTGGCGCAGCTGCTCGCGCTGCGGCGCGGCTTGATGCCGGTAGCCGAGTCCACCGTAAACGCGCAGCTCAGAGTCCGCGGGGATCGTGCGTCCCCGTGCCCCACGCCAGCCGCGCAGTAGGTGCTCCAACGGGAACAGTGCGTTCAGCGTCCCAACGTAGCCGAAGATGGGGGGGTCGCTAGATGGAGTCGCAAGAGTAGAAGGATCCAGATACTCAGGGTCCCAGCCGTTCTCAACGACCAGTATCCGGCTGGCCAGGTCCGGGTAGTCGCGCCGGTACAGCTCCGCGATCGGTGGGTTTACGAACCACGCGGCCACACATCGGGACGCGAGAGCTTCCCACCACGAGCGTCTGCGATCGAACTCAGGTTGAGGCTCGCCCGTGTACACCCAGTACAGGAACGAGTCTCGGTCATCCATCACGAACGGCACGCCCGCATGTGTGTTCAACGCCAATGACGCAGCAAACGACACGTATGGGTTGCCCGTCGCGATCGTTAGGTGGAACGAATTCTGACGGTGCAGGCGGATAGCCGAGCCGACAAGCCTGTCCCGCCAGCCTCCGTAGTGCTTCTCCGGAAAGAAGGCGCGCGAGGATTCCTCCGCATCCGCTGCCCAGCGTCTTCTGTCATTCGCCCGCAGCGCGGGCCATCGATTGACAATCGGGTCCTCCGCCATCGGGAACGTCACCCGGGCTGTCGTCACGCCCTGTGGCAGGCGGCGTTCCAGCTCCGCGTCCACACCCGTGCCGAGCTCGAAGAACTCCCGGTCGGCACTCAACACGGTGACCGAATGGCCCCGGGCCGCCAGCCACCGGGCGATCGCGACCGCGCGGTGCACTCCCGAAGCACGCGACGGCGGGAACGCCCACGCGACCAGGAGGACCCTCATGGCCGCACTGCCGTCTCGTCGAGGAACCGCTTCAGAACCCGAGCTGTGGCCCGCCCGTCGTGATGGTCACGGACGAAGCTGCGTCCAGCCGTCCGCAACGCCGGGAAACCAGGGTCGGCAAGGACCGCCGAAA contains these protein-coding regions:
- a CDS encoding glycosyltransferase gives rise to the protein MRVLLVAWAFPPSRASGVHRAVAIARWLAARGHSVTVLSADREFFELGTGVDAELERRLPQGVTTARVTFPMAEDPIVNRWPALRANDRRRWAADAEESSRAFFPEKHYGGWRDRLVGSAIRLHRQNSFHLTIATGNPYVSFAASLALNTHAGVPFVMDDRDSFLYWVYTGEPQPEFDRRRSWWEALASRCVAAWFVNPPIAELYRRDYPDLASRILVVENGWDPEYLDPSTLATPSSDPPIFGYVGTLNALFPLEHLLRGWRGARGRTIPADSELRVYGGLGYRHQAAPQREQLRQAAAEGVRIMGAFPRVDASNAYEQSQVLVFGCGGGSLMTASKVYEYVATGLPIAAVVPDDHDSLRILAGYPRAHIRPSADEAAWPEALASALADARSTSIAGLGAARAYGQRFRRDVMLDGPLGDAVSTASQARDSAGRPPN